The DNA window GTCAAGAACTCGCGGTCGCGATCCAGATAATCCAATGCCATGTCCAGAGACGAGCACACGTTGGGAACCTTCTTGGCTTCCTCCGGCGGCAAGTCGTAGAGGTTCTTGTCGATGGGGTCACCGGGGTGGATCTTGTTTTGAACGCCATCCAGGCCCGCCATCATCATCGCGGCAAACGCGAGGTAAGGATTGGCGGTTGGGTCGGGGAACCGAACTTCGATGCGTCGCGCCTTGGGACTGGACACGAAGGGAATGCGGATGGAGGCTGAGCGGTTGCGAGCCGAATAAGCCAAGTTAATGGGGGCCTCGAAACCGGGAACCAAACGCTTGTAGGAGTTCGTGCCGGGGTTCGTGATGGCGTTTAGTGCGCGCGCATGCTTGATGATTCCCCCGATGTAGTACAGCGCGAACTCGGAGAGCCCCGAGTAGCCGTTACCCGCGAACAGGTTCTGCCCGCCCTTCCAGATGGATTGGTGAACGTGCATCCCCGAGCCGTTGTCGCCGACGATGGGCTTGGGCATGAAGGTGGCGGTCTTGCCATAGGAGTGAGCCACCATTTGGACGGTGTACTTCAAGATTTGCATCCAGTCGGCGCGCTGGACCAGAGGTGCGTACTTGGTGCCGATCTCGCATTGCCCAGGGGCCGCCACTTCGTGATGATGCACTTCGACTTCCACGCCTTGCTCTTCCAACGCCATGCACATGGCGGAGCGGATGTCTTGCAGGGAGTCCACGGGTGCCACGGGGAAATACCCGCCCTTGACCGGAGGGCGGTGGCCCTTGTTCCCGCCTTCGATCTCTTCGCCCGTCATCCAGGGCGCTTCTTCGGAGATCACCTTGACGAAGCAGCCGGACATGTCCACGCCCCAACGTACGGAATCGAAAACAAAAAACTCGGGCTCGGGGCCAAAGT is part of the Betaproteobacteria bacterium genome and encodes:
- the glnA gene encoding type I glutamate--ammonia ligase, with amino-acid sequence MTTAADVLNMIKDNEVKFVDFRFTDTRGKEQHVSVPVKAFGMEKFEDGHAFDGSSIAGWKGIQASDMLLMPDPSSVRMDPFTDEPTLVLSCDVLEPADGKPYDRDPRSIGKKAEAYLKATGLGDTAYFGPEPEFFVFDSVRWGVDMSGCFVKVISEEAPWMTGEEIEGGNKGHRPPVKGGYFPVAPVDSLQDIRSAMCMALEEQGVEVEVHHHEVAAPGQCEIGTKYAPLVQRADWMQILKYTVQMVAHSYGKTATFMPKPIVGDNGSGMHVHQSIWKGGQNLFAGNGYSGLSEFALYYIGGIIKHARALNAITNPGTNSYKRLVPGFEAPINLAYSARNRSASIRIPFVSSPKARRIEVRFPDPTANPYLAFAAMMMAGLDGVQNKIHPGDPIDKNLYDLPPEEAKKVPNVCSSLDMALDYLDRDREFLTRGGVFTNEMIDAYIALKMEEVTRFRMTTHPVEFDMYYSL